The Anopheles coluzzii chromosome 2, AcolN3, whole genome shotgun sequence genome window below encodes:
- the LOC120948104 gene encoding aminopeptidase N-like, whose translation MVLHLGKNIVLLLLVVSSSTLAVFGQRSAAHPEWNNREFAPAPDTSSPRDDSIDQSYRLPTDTVPTHYTIRLHTDLHTGSRAFSGIVDIEFDVIVPTDAIVVHNRDLLIASAALYAKDQDGLLVEFGFPHHEFDQRTEQLTFHPGQVLPIGSYVLTVEYSGLLQTSSNSGFFLKSYVNDDGERRYVGTTQFESTNARMAFPCYDEPLLKAGFTLWITHIAEYNAVSNMPVEEVVPSEEHEGYVTTKFGPTPKMSSYLLAFGVSDFVALEDGNQQLYARPNAMDEAEFGLEAGVKILDALSEYTYVNYYDYMPKLSQMAIPDRGGGAMENWGLVKYAETGLLFDPARNTYRTRKGIAVVVAHELAHQWFGDLVGPQWWSYIWLNEGFANLYGYIGADLAYPSERYWDLYAVENVQNAFGPDATDSTRPMTQDATTPSAISGLFDSIAYDKSGSVLNMFRMVLGDDNFRAGLKVYLLNRQLDGAVADDLYAGLQAAIDDKDVLPDGYTVKQLMDSWTTEPGYPVLTVRRNYNDGSAILSQERFYADKRSPNANVWYIPYSFASASNPDFEDLSDFQWLSTKAERIETGASADEWIIFNKQQTGYYRVNYDAHNWLMIANALREDPSVIHRFNRAQLINDAFNLARAGRHDLALTLDLLRYLSNEHEYAPWAAANGVLNYFYNKLRGTANYHDFIVYVDALIGPVFDSLGDIATVPEDETLLDKYLKQLISTWACRVGYTECLRQTAEALHTAVETNTPVHPDVSYVVYCYGLKGATDDEYRWLFDQMINSNNEAERQLLIDALGCAQDQSQLISLLTVAIGSNSELNSLLNGERSRIVSSIYSAGRFGVEAMIEALSDPLLAQEFVGRFGQGTLNNVVSNVASRTNNDGELEQLEQFLAALGDLISPETAAAAVRTVKTNAAWFETYEGVLSTTYFSDFTN comes from the exons ATGGTGTTACATTTGGGAAAGAACATTGTGCTGCTCTTGCTGGTGGTGTCCAGCTCGACGCTTGCCGTCTTTGGACAGCGATCAGCTGCCCATCCGGAATGGAACAATCGTGAATTTGCACCAGCGCCGGATACTTCCAGCCCTCGGGATGATTCGATCGATCAGAGCTACCGTCTACCGACCGATACCGTCCCAACGCACTACACGATCCGTCTCCATACGGATCTGCACACCGGAAGTCGTGCATTCAGTGGTATCGTGGACATTGAATTCGACGTCATTGTGCCGACTGATGCGATCGTTGTGCATAACCGTGATCTGCTGATCGCATCGGCTGCTCTCTACGCCAAGGATCAAGATGGACTGCTGGTTGAGTTTGGATTCCCGCACCACGAGTTTGACCAACGCACCGAGCAGCTTACGTTCCACCCGGGTCAGGTGCTACCGATCGGCAGCTATGTGCTGACCGTTGAGTACAGTGGTTTGCTTCAAACGTCCTCCAACAGTGGCTTCTTCCTGAAGTCGTACGTCAACGATGACGGTGAGCGTCGGTACGTCGGTACCACGCAGTTCGAGTCGACCAACGCCCGCATGGCCTTCCCGTGTTATGACGAGCCACTGTTGAAGGCTGGCTTTACCCTGTGGATCACACACATTGCCGAATATAACGCAGTGTCGAACATGCCTGTCGAAGAGGTTGTGCCGTCGGAGGAGCACGAAGGATACGTCACGACCAAGTTTGGACCAACGCCCAAAATGTCTTCTTATCTGCTCGCATTTGGTGTTTCCGATTTCGTTGCACTTGAAGATGGCAACCAGCAGTTGTACGCCCGTCCGAATGCGATGGATGAGGCCGAGTTTGGTTTGGAAGCGGGTGTCAAGATATTGGATGCGCTGAGCGAATACACTTATGTGAACTACTATGACTACATGCCGAAATTGTCCCAGATGGCTATTCCCGACCGTGGCGGTGGCGCAATGGAGAACTGGGGACTTGTCAAGTACGCCGAAACGGGACTGCTGTTCGACCCGGCCCGTAATACGTACCGCACGCGCAAGGGAATCGCAGTGGTAGTTGCTCACGAGTTGGCACATCAGTGGTTTGGTGATCTGGTTGGACCGCAATGGTGGAGCTATATCTGGTTAAACGAAGGCTTTGCCAACCTGTACGGGTACATTGGAGCAGATCTGGCCTACCCATCGGAGCGCTACTGGGATCTGTACGCGGTAGAGAACGTCCAAAATGCATTCGGACCCGATGCGACTGATTCCACTCGACCGATGACTCAAGATGCTACGACACCGTCCGCCATTTCGGGACTGTTTGATTCTATCGCTTACGACAAAT CTGGAAGCGTACTGAACATGTTCCGTATGGTACTTGGTGATGATAACTTCCGCGCTGGATTGAAGGTTTATTTGTTGAACCGCCAACTGGACGGTGCTGTTGCTGACGATCTCTACGCTGGTCTGCAGGCCGCCATCGACGATAAGGACGTGCTCCCGGACGGATACACCGTCAAGCAGTTGATGGATAGCTGGACCACAGAGCCCGGCTACCCGGTGCTGACTGTGCGCCGTAACTACAACGATGGTTCGGCGATCCTTTCGCAGGAGCGGTTCTACGCTGACAAACGTTCCCCGAACGCCAACGTCTGGTACATTCCGTACTCTTTCGCCAGTGCTTCCAACCCAGACTTTGAGGACCTTTCCGACTTCCAGTGGCTGTCGACCAAGGCCGAACGTATTGAAACCGGCGCCTCTGCCGACGagtggatcattttcaacaagCAGCAGACGGGATACTATCGCGTCAACTACGACGCACACAACTGGCTGATGATTGCGAACGCTTTGCGCGAGGATCCTTCCGTTATCCATCGTTTCAACCGGGCACAGCTGATCAACGACGCATTCAATCTTGCTCGGGCTGGCCGTCACGACTTGGCCCTCACATTGGACCTGCTGCGATATCTCTCCAACGAGCACGAATACGCCCCGTGGGCTGCGGCCAACGGTGTCCTGAACTACTTCTACAACAAGCTCCGTGGAACGGCCAACTATCACGACTTCATCGTGTACGTCGATGCTCTCATTGGCCCAGTCTTTGACAGCCTCGGTGACATCGCTACTGTGCCCGAGGACGAAACGCTACTCGACAAGTACCTGAAGCAACTCATCTCGACCTGGGCCTGCCGGGTTGGCTACACCGAGTGTCTTCGCCAAACGGCCGAAGCTTTGCATACGGCCGTCGAAACGAACACCCCAGTGCATCCGGACGTGTCGTACGTGGTGTATTGCTATGGTCTCAAGGGTGCTACCGATGACGAGTACCGTTGGTTATTCGACCAGATGATCAACTCCAACAACGAAGCAGAGCGACAGCTGCTGATCGATGCGCTGGGCTGTGCTCAGGACCAATCGCAACTCATCTCGTTGCTTACCGTTGCCATTGGTAGCAATTCCGAGTTGAACAGCTTGCTGAACGGTGAACGATCCCGCATCGTTTCCTCGATCTACTCGGCCGGTCGGTTTGGTGTGGAGGCGATGATTGAGGCCCTGTCGGATCCCTTGTTGGCTCAGGAGTTTGTTGGTCGCTTCGGCCAGGGAACACTGAATAACGTCGTTTCGAATGTGGCCTCGCGTACCAACAACGACGGAGAGCTGGAACAGCTGGAGCAGTTCTTGGCCGCTCTGGGTGATTTGATCAGCCCCGAAACGGCTGCCGCTGCGGTACGTACCGTTAAGACAAATGCCGCTTGGTTCGAAACGTACGAAGGAGTCCTCTCTACGACGTACTTTTCTGACTTTACCAACTAA
- the LOC120948102 gene encoding aminopeptidase N-like — MVARTVLITALLCLLASPTTFATRPAWQWLSEPSDFTLSFERELSDLAGSLPVPNRRQAVDESYRLPNNTSPIHYHLALRTAIHENSRQFSGTVKVLFEVLEPTTTVTLHNRRLTVQRAFLHEEAVGGGAGAQIEQVAHSTDPDTEHLTLAVSQLLPAGSRYYLRVEFEGALQNNNNMGFFASSYLDNNGNRRYLASSKFEPTHARSAFPCYDEPLLKATFELELTHYKEYNAVANMPLAGTPTPDPDNADYVTSRFEVTPLMSTYLLAFAVTDFTIRTADRQTVYARPNVFEETAYPLEAGNRILDALSDYMDISYYDYMPKMTQIAIPDRGTGAMENWGLVAYGEPVLLFNPAINTYRNRKSVTTIIAHEYAHQWFGNLVSPHWWEYIWLNEGFATLYEYYAAQLAYPEGEYWELFTVEVIHSAFGADASETVRPMNWNAATPSEIAALFDTVAYDKSGSVLNMFRAVLGDPVWRYGLKTYMTARQLDGATADHLYGGLQEALVSLAPTLLPATVTVRQLMDSWTSEPGFPVLTVYRTYGERQEAILSQERFLSSKRLPSGHVYYVPYDFTGGHAPDFEPTPAGYGWLAAKADKIATGVPNDQWIIFNRQQNGYYRVNYDAHNWELLIEALHNDPAQIHHRNRAQLVNDAYNLARAEWLDFAVPLRLMSYLRRETQYAPWTAAGSALTYLYNKLRGTAHYAHFQVYANHLLLDIYPTLAIDSVAAQETLLQLYLKQFITTWACRVGHGDCLAKTKQALAAAYQARTPVHPDIATAVYCNGLVDASDEIFVWVYEQFKSSRNQAHRTVLIDALACSRQPAQLESFLTTALGSGAEFDALLATERTRIVSAVYGASREGVDAVLDFLMVPSRVTEFVQRLGQSALNSAVSNIASRTNNQPELDRLNALLVSLGSQIPESVATSARSTVQNNFNWFNTLEGLVVVEFLEQMATTPQEL; from the exons ATGGTGGCACGAACCGTACTGATCACCGCTCTGCTCTGCCTATTGGCCAGCCCCACCACATTCGCCACCCGGCCTGCCTGGCAGTGGCTCAGTGAACCTTCCGATTTTACGCTTTCCTTCGAGCGAGAGCTGAGCGACCTGGCGGGTTCGCTTCCGGTTCCCAACCGTCGTCAGGCGGTCGATGAATCCTACCGTCTTCCAAACAACACCTCACCCATCCACTACCATCTCGCGCTCCGGACGGCAATCCACGAAAACAGTCGCCAGTTCAGTGGCACGGTTAAGGTTTTGTTCGAAGTGCTCGAACCAACGACAACGGTGACGCTGCACAACCGCCGCCTTACGGTACAGCGAGCGTTTCTGCACGAGGAAGCGGTCGGCGGTGGGGCCGGTGCGCAGATCGAACAGGTGGCCCACAGTACCGATCCCGACACGGAACATCTAACGCTTGCCGTGTCGCAGCTGCTGCCGGCCGGATCGCGCTACTACCTTCGCGTCGAGTTTGAGGGCGCGCTgcagaacaacaacaatatgGGATTCTTCGCTTCATCCTATCTTGACAACAACGGAAACCGGCGCTATCTGGCCTCGAGCAAGTTCGAGCCAACGCACGCCCGTTCCGCCTTTCCGTGCTACGACGAGCCGCTCCTGAAGGCAACGTTCGAGCTGGAGCTAACGCACTACAAAGAGTATAACGCGGTGGCGAACATGCCACTGGCCGGTACGCCCACACCCGATCCGGACAATGCCGACTACGTGACGAGCCGGTTCGAGGTTACGCCGCTAATGTCCACCtatctgctggcgttcgcCGTGACCGACTTTACGATCCGTACCGCCGACCGGCAGACGGTTTACGCGCGCCCCAACGTGTTTGAGGAGACGGCCTATCCGCTCGAGGCGGGCAACCGGATACTGGACGCGCTGAGCGATTATATGGACATTTCGTACTACGACTATATGCCGAAGATGACGCAAATCGCCATCCCCGATCGTGGCACCGGTGCGATGGAAAACTGGGGCCTGGTCGCGTATGG TGAGCCCGTCCTGCTGTTCAACCCGGCCATAAACACGTATCGCAACAGGAAAAGCGTTACGACCATCATCGCCCACGAGTACGCGCACCAGTGGTTCGGCAATCTGGTCAGCCCGCACTGGTGGGAGTACATCTGGCTGAACGAAGGGTTCGCCACGCTGTACGAGTACTATGCCGCCCAGCTAGCGTACCCGGAGGGCGAGTACTGGGAGCTGTTCACGGTCGAGGTGATCCACAGCGCGTTCGGTGCGGATGCGAGTGAAACCGTCCGCCCGATGAACTGGAACGCGGCCACGCCGAGCGAAATTGCCGCCCTGTTCGATACGGTCGCGTACGACAAGTCGGGCAGCGTGCTGAACATGTTCCGTGCGGTGCTGGGCGACCCGGTCTGGCGCTACGGCCTGAAGACGTACATGACCGCCCGCCAGCTCGATGGTGCGACGGCGGACCATCTGTACGGCGGTTTGCAGGAGGCGCTGGTATCGCTGGCACCCACCCTGCTGCCCGCCACCGTCACCGTACGCCAGCTGATGGACTCGTGGACGTCCGAGCCGGGCTTCCCGGTGCTGACGGTGTACCGCACGTACGGCGAGCGGCAGGAAGCGATCCTCTCCCAGGAGCGGTTCCTCTCGAGCAAGCGGCTCCCGAGCGGGCACGTGTACTACGTGCCGTACGATTTTACCGGCGGCCATGCGCCCGACTTCGAACCGACCCCGGCAGGGTACGGTTGGCTGGCCGCGAAGGCGGACAAGATCGCCACCGGCGTACCGAACGATCAGTGGATCATCTTCAACCGCCAGCAGAACGGTTACTATCGCGTTAACTACGATGCCCACAATTGGGAGCTGCTGATCGAGGCGCTGCACAACGATCCGGCCCAGATCCACCACCGTAACCGGGCGCAGCTCGTGAACGATGCCTACAATTTGGCCCGCGCCGAGTGGCTTGATTTTGCCGTGCCGCTCCGGCTGATGAGCTACCTGCGCAGGGAAACGCAATACGCACCGTGGACGGCGGCGGGCAGTGCGCTTACCTATCTGTACAACAAGCTGCGCGGTACGGCACACTACGCCCACTTCCAGGTGTACGCCAATCATCTCCTGCTCGACATCTATCCCACGCTGGCGATCGATAGTGTCGCTGCCCAAGAGACGCTGCTGCAGCTCTATCTCAAGCAGTTCATCACCACCTGGGCCTGTCGCGTCGGGCACGGCGATTGTCTGGCGAAAACGAAGCAAGCGCTCGCCGCGGCCTACCAGGCCAGGACGCCGGTGCATCCCGACATAGCGACCGCCGTGTACTGCAACGGGCTGGTCGACGCCTCCGACGAAATCTTCGTCTGGGTGTACGAGCAGTTTAAGAGCTCGCGCAACCAAGCGCACCGCACCGTGCTGATCGACGCGCTGGCATGCTCGCGCCAGCCCGCCCAGCTCGAATCCTTCCTCACGACGGCACTCGGCAGTGGGGCCGAATTTGACGCGCTGCTCGCAACGGAGCGCACGCGCATCGTATCCGCCGTGTACGGTGCAAGCCGCGAGGGCGTCGACGCGGTGCTCGACTTCCTCATGGTACCGTCGCGGGTGACGGAGTTTGTGCAGCGGTTGGGCCAGTCGGCACTGAACAGTGCGGTGTCCAACATTGCCTCCCGTACGAACAATCAGCCGGAGCTGGACCGTTTGAATGCGCTGCTGGTCAGCCTGGGTTCGCAGATCCCTGAATCGGTCGCCACCAGTGCCCGCAGTACGGTGCAGAACAATTTCAACTGGTTCAACACACTGGAGggtttggtggtggtagaGTTCTTGGAGCAGATGGCCACCACCCCCCAGGAGCTGTGA
- the LOC120948106 gene encoding E3 ubiquitin-protein ligase NRDP1, with protein sequence MGYDLARFQGDVDEELICPICSGVLEEPLQAVACEHAFCRGCITEWLSRQPTCPVDRNPITNNNLRAVPRILRNLLSRLNITCENAMYGCTLVLKLDTLAAHIEECEHNPKRPLPCEKGCGFVIPKDEYKDHNCFRELRSLVHSQQQKMGELKNEINDQNLVINELKRELNLVKDFMRAMRVSNPAMRAIADQMERDEVMRWCNGLARARVTRWGGMISTPDDALQLMIKRALSESGCPPHILDDLMENCHERRWPRGLSSLETRQNNRRIYENYICRRVPGKQAVLVLQCDNTHMNEDVMVEPGLVMIFAHGIE encoded by the exons ATGGGTTACGATCTGGCCCGCTTTCAGGGTGATGTCGACGAAGAACTGATCTGCCCCATATGCTCCGGCGTGCTGGAGGAACCGCTGCAG GCCGTTGCCTGCGAGCATGCATTTTGTCGCGGCTGCATCACCGAATGGCTGTCGCGGCAGCCGACCTGCCCGGTCGATCGCAACCCCATCACCAACAACAACCTGCGCGCCGTGCCGAGAATACTGCGGAATCTGCTCTCCCGGCTAAACATCACGTGCGAGAACGCGATGTACGGCTGCACGCTGGTGCTCAAGCTGGACACGCTGGCCGCCCACATCGAGGAGTGCGAGCACAATCCGAAGCGACCGCTGCCGTGCGAGAAGGGCTGCGGGTTCGTCATACCGAAGGACGAGTACAAGGACCACAACTGCTTCCGGGAGCTGCGGTCGCTCGTGCAcagccagcagcagaagaTGGGCGAGCTGAAGAACGAAATCAACGATCAAAATCTGGTGATAAACGAGCTGAAGCGGGAGCTGAACCTGGTGAAGGACTTTATGCGAGCGATGCGCGTCTCCAACCCTGCCATGCGTGCCATTGCGGATCAGATGGAGCGGGACGAGGTGATGCGATGGTGCAACGGGCTGGCAAGGGCCCGCGTGACACGCTGGGGCGGCATGATCTCCACCCCGGACGATGCACTGCAG CTCATGATTAAGCGGGCGCTTTCGGAGTCCGGCTGCCCACCGCACATACTGGACGATCTGATGGAAAACTGCCACGAACGTCGGTGGCCCCGCGGTCTCAGCTCGCTCGAAACACGCCAAAACAATCGACGGATATACGAAAACTACATCTGCCGGAGAGTGCCGG gCAAACAGGCGGTGCTGGTCCTGCAGTGCGACAACACGCACATGAACGAGGACGTGATGGTGGAGCCGGGACTGGTGATGATATTTGCTCATGGCATCGAATAG